CGGGGTGCTCGAGCGTTACGGGGTCGAGCTCATCGGGGCGAACCACGAGGCCATCAAAAAAGGCGAGGACCGGGAGGCCTTCCAAGCCGCGATGCGCAAGATCGGCGTGGAGGTCCCCCGAGGCAAGATGGTGCACAGCCTCGAGGAAGGCCTGGCCTTCGCCCGCGAGGTGGGGTACCCGGTCGTGGTGCGCCCCTCGTTCACCCTGGGCGGCACCGGCGGCGGATTCGCCCACAGCGAGGAGGAGTTCATCCGGGTGCTCACCGCCGGCCTGCAGCAAAGCCCGGTGCACACCGCGCTCGTGGAGGAGTCCATCCTCGGGTGGAAGGAGTACGAGCTCGAGGTGATGCGCGACCACGCGGACACCGTGGTGATCATCACCTCGATCGAGAACCTCGACCCCATGGGGGTCCACACCGGGGACTCGATCACCGTAGCTCCGGCGCAGACGCTGACCGACGTCGAGTACCAACGCATGCGGGACGCCGCTCGGGCGATCATCCGGGAGATCGGGGTGGACACCGGCGGCTCGAACATCCAGTTCGCTGTGGACCCCAAGACCGGCCGCATGGTCGTGATCGAGATGAACCCCCGCGTCTCCCGCTCCTCGGCGCTCGCCTCCAAAGCCACCGGGTACCCCATCGCCAAGATCGCCGCGCTCCTCGCGGTCGGGTACCGGCTCGACGAGCTCCCAAACGACATCACCCGCAAAACCCCGGCCTCCTTCGAACCCACCATCGACTACGTGGTGGTCAAGATCCCCCGCTTCGCCTTCGAGAAATTCCAGCCCCTCCCCAACACCCAAGGCGCCCTCTCGGACGCGCTGGGCACGCAGATGAAGTCCGTGGGCGAGGTCATGGCGATCGGGCGCAGCTTCAAGGAGGCCTTCATGAAGGCCCTCCGGGGCCTCGAGGGCGACGTGCGCTACGAGGTGGGCGACCTTCCCACCGCCGAGCTGGAGGGCCTCCTCTACCCCAACCCCCGGCGGATCCACGCGGTGATGGAGCTCCTGCGGCGCGGCATGCGCGTGGAGGAACTCCACGAACGCACGCACATCGATCCCTGGTTCCTCCACCAGCTCGCTGAGATCGTGGAGGCCGAAGCCTACGCGAAATCCCTCGGCCCGATCGAGGACTGGACACCCGAGGACTTCCACGAGCTCAAGCAGGTGGGCCTCTCCGACCGCCGCCTCGCCGAGCTCGCCCAAACGAGCGAGCTCGAACTCCGCGCGCGGCGCAAGCAACTGGGCGTGGTGCCGGTCTACAAGACCGTGGACACCTGCGCCGCGGAGTTCGAGGCGTACACGCCGTACCACTACTCCACCTACGAGGAGGAGGACGAGGTCGCCCCTTCCAGTAAACCCAAGGTCGTCATCCTGGGCTCCGGCCCCATCCGGATCGGCCAGGGGGTGGAGTTCGACTACGCCACGGTCCACGCCGTCTGGGCGCTCCAGGAGGCCGGGTTCGAGACCATCATGGTGAACTCGAACCCCGAGACCGTCTCCACCGACTACGACACCGCGGACCGCCTCTACTTCGAGCCCCTCACCTTCGAGGACGTGCTGAACCTGGTGGAGCACGAAACCCCCGTGGGCGTCATCCTCTCCCTCGGCGGGCAGACCCCCCTCAAGCTCGCGAAACGGCTCGCCGAGGCTGGCGTGCCCATCCTCGGCACCCCCCCCGAGGCGATCCACACCGCGGAGGAACGCGAGGCCTTCAACCGCCTCACCCAATCCCTCGGCATCCCCCAGCCCAAGGGGGCCGTCGCCCGGGACCCGCTGCACGCCCAAGAGCTCGCGGAAACCCTCGGCTACCCCCTGATGGTGCGGCCGAGCTACGTCCTGGGCGGCCGGGCCATGCAGGTGGTGCGCACCCCCGAGGAATTGCGCCGCTACCTCGCGGAGGTGTACGGCGCGCTCGCGGAAAAACCCTCGATCCTCCTAGACCAGTACCTCGAGGGCGCTCTCGAGCTCGACGTGGACGCGATCGCGGACGGCGAGCGCGTGGTGGTGGCCGGGATCATGGAGCACGTGGAGCGGGCCGGGGTGCACTCGGGCGACTCCGCCACCCTCCTCCCCCCCACAAGCCTCACACCGCAACTCCTCGAGACCGTCAAGGACTACACCCGCCGCCTCGCCCAAGCCCTCGGCGTGCGGGGGCTCTTGAACGTGCAGTACGCCGTCAAGGACGACACCGTCTACGTCCTCGAGGCCAACCCGCGCGCCTCGCGCACCGTGCCCTTCGTCTCCAAGGCGATCGGGCACCCTCTCGCGAAGTACGCCGCGCTCATCGCGGTGGGCAAGACCCTCGAGGAGCTCGGGTTCACCGAGGATCCCAGCCCGCGCCTCTACGCGGTGAAGGAGGTGGTGATCCCCTGGCTCAAGTTCCCCGGCGTGATCCCGGTCCTGGGGCCGGAGATGCGCTCCACAGGGGAAAGCATGGGGATCGACACCGACCCGTACCGGGCCTACTACCGCGCCCAGGTGGGAGCGGGGCAGGCCCTGCCCCTCGAGGGCCGGGTGCGGTTCATCGGCGAGGGGCTGGAAGCCCTCAAGGCCGCCTACCAGCAGGCCGGGTTCCGGATCTCCGACGAGGCGTACGACCTCCTCATCTGCACCGTCCCCGACCCCGAGCTGCGCCGCGCCGTGGAGTTGGGCACGCCCTTCATCACTACGCCCGAGGCCGCCCGGTGGAGCCTCGAGGCCATCCTGCGCGCCCGCGAGCACGGCCTCGAGCCCCGCGCGCTACAGGACTGGCACGCCGCCCCAACCCGAGGGTAACCCCATGCCACCCCGCCTGATCGACATCACCCGCGCTCTGTACCCCGGCCACCCCGTCTGGCCGGGGGATGCGCCTTTTGCCCTCGAGCTCACCGCCAGCATGCGCGATGGGCAACCCGCGAACGTGATGCGGTTCTCCAGCACCACGCACCTGGGCACCCACCTGGACGCCCCCTTCCACTACGACCCGGCGGGAATCCGGCTCGGGGAGGTGCCCCTCGAGGTTTTGATGGGCCCTGCCCTCGTGATCCACGCGCCGGGCCGCGAACGCCTTGGGCCGGAGGTCCTCGAGGGGCTCGAGGCCCTTCCCGAGCGGGTGCTGTTTTTCACCGGGCAGCCGAACCGCTGGATGCGCTTCCCTACCGCGTTCACCGGCCTGAGCCCCGCGCTCGTGCATGCGCTCGCGCGGCGGGGGGTCCGGCTTGTGGGCACCGACGCGCCCAGCGTGGACCGCTTCGAGGACGCAGCGCTGCCCGTGCACCGGGCGTGCGCCGAGGCCGGCGTGTTCATCCTCGAGGGGCTGGTCCTAAAGGGCGTACCGGCGGGACGGTACGAGCTCGTGTGCCTGCCGCTTCCCCTGCCCACGGCGGACGCCGCTCCGGTGCGGGCCATTCTGCGCTAGTCACGCTCCCGCTCGAGCAGCAATCCGGCCGGGGTCAGGACGCGCTCCACCTGCCCCAGAAAGTAGTCCGCGATCACCGCGAGCAGTGCGGTCGGCACCGCGCCGAACCAGACGTGCGGGGGAATGCGGAGCTGGATGCCGTTCACGATCGGCTCCCCCAGCCCCCCGGCCCCTACGAGCCCCCCCAGCACCGCGGTGCCCACGTTCAGCACCACCGAGGTACGGATCCCGGCCAGAATGACCGGTACCGCGTGGGGCAGCTCCACCTGCCAAAGCAGCTGCCGGGGCGTCATACCCATCCCGAGCCCCGCGTCGAGCTGGGCGCGGTCCACGCTCTCGAGGCCCGCGATGGTGTTCCGTACGATGGGGAGCAGGCCGTTGATCACGAGGGCCACGATGGTCGGCCAGACCCCGAACCCCAGCACGGGAAAGGCGATCGCGATCACCGCGAGCGACGGCACCGTCTGCCCGGCATTGGCGAGGCCGCTCACGATCGGGGCGAACTCCTCGCGGTACGCGGGGCGCGTCGCGAGGATCCCGAGCGGCACCGCGATCAGCACCGAGATCCCCGAGGAGATCAGGACGAGCTCGATGGTGCGCAGCCCGAGCCGGAGCATGTCCCCGCCTGGGTAGGGGATGTCGTCCGCGTACTCGGGCCAGATCGCGAGCATTACGCGGGCGTGCAGCTCGTCCAGGCTGAAAAACCCGATCAGCAATCCCAGGGAAAGCAACGCCTGCAGTACGGGACCCAACAGCCTCAAGACGCGACCTCCCCCGCCTCGAGGTCCTCCAACAGCCGGATCAGCTTGGCCCGCGGCACCCACCCCACGAGCTCATCCCGGCCGCGCACCACCGCCACGATGCGGAACCCGGTCGCGATCATGACCGACAACGCCTCGCGCACCGTCGTGTGGTGCGGCACCGCGATGGTCCCAGCGTCCCGCCGCGCCAGGAGCGTGCGGATGGATTCGTTGCGCTCCAGGTCCTCCCGGTCCACCCACCCCACGAGCCGCCGGCCCTCCGCCACGAACACTCGACGCACCGCATAGCGCTGCATCAACTCCCGCACCTCGTCCAAGGACGCGTCCGGCCCCACCTGCGGCGGGTTGGGCTCCATCACGTCCTGTACGCGCAGCAAGCCCAGGGACTTCAGCGCGCGGTCCGCGCCGACGAAGTCGCGCACAAAAGCGTTAGCGGGCCGCTTGAGGATGGCCGCGGGGGTGTCGTACTGGATCAGCTTACCGTCCTTGAGGATCGCGATGCGGTCCCCCAGCTTGATGGCCTCGTCGATGTCGTGCGTTACGAACACGATGGTCTTCTTGAGCGCGCTTTGGATACCCAGCAGCTCGTCCTGAAGCCGTTCGCGCGTGATGGGGTCGAGCGCGCCAAAGGGCTCATCCATAAGGAGGATCGGCGGGTCCGCCGCAAGCGCGCGCGCCACCCCCACGCGCTGCTGCTGGCCCCCGGAAAGCTGCCGGGGGTACTTGTCGCGAAAGGCACGGGGCTCGAGGCCCACGAGCGCGAGGAGTTCGTCCACCCGCGCGGCGATGCGCTCCTTGGGCCACCCCAGAAGCCGGGGCACGACCCCCACGTTCTGCGCGATCGTCATGTGGTCAAACAGGCCGACGCTTTGAATCACGTACCCCATCTTGCGCCGGAGTTCCTCGGGACGCATCGAGCGGGTGTCCTTCCCCTCGATGAGCACCCGCCCCTCGGTGGGCTCCACCAAACGGTTGATCATGCGGAGCGTGGTGGTCTTGCCGCACCCCGACGGCCCGATCAAGACGCAGGTCTCCCCAGCCGCGATGGAAAGCGTGACGCCATCCACCGCCACGTGCGTCCCGTACCGCTTGGTGAGGTTCTCGAGTTGAATCATGCTCACGCGGCTTCCTCCCCCAAACGCAGTCCAGGCGAGGTTAACAAGCGCTGCACAAGCTGCAACACCCCGTCCACGCTAAACGCGAGCAACACTGCGGGAATCGTGCCCAAAAGGATCTGCACCAGGCTGACCCGCGCGATGCCCGTGAAGATGTAAAACCCCAGTCCGCCCGCCCCGATGAGCTGCGCGATGGTCGCGATGCCCACCGTAAGCACCGCGGCGTTGCGCACTCCCGCCATGATGACCGGAACCGCGCGGGGCAGCTGGACCCGCCAGAGGATCTGGCGGGTGGTCATGCCCATGCCTCGAGCCGCGTCCACCTGCGCCTCGGGGACGCTCTTCAATCCCACGTAGGTGTTGCGAATAACGGGCAGCAACGCGTACAAGGTCAACGCGGTGATCGCGGGGGCCGCGCCGAGCCCTGAGATCCCCACGCTCCGCAGCGCGGGGTAGGCCCGGCTGAGGGCCGCAAGCGGGTCTAGCAGCATCGCAAACAACGCGATGGAGGGAATCGTGAAGATCACACCCGCGACCCACAGACTCACCAAAGCCACCCGCTCGCGGTAACTGCCCCAGATCCCGAGGGGCACCCCGATCCCTACCGCGAAGGCCAACGCGAACCCGGTCAGTAGGAGGTGCTCGAGGAGGTGGATCTGCAGCTGGCCCCGGCGGATCTCGCGCTGGAACTCGAGGACGAGCAGGTTCTCCGCACCTCCCGCAACCACGCCGTACAGGATGTGCCCCAGCACCACCAGCCCTGGCAACCAGGTCACCGCAGTCACCAGGCTGCGCGGGTACCCTTGCCGGCGCAGGAGGAGCACACCCGCGGAGAAGACCAGGCCGAACCCCACCAGGCTCAGCCACGCGCCGCTGCTCCATAACGCCACCCGCGCGATCAACCCCTCCGCGCGGCCCGCGGCGATCAGGGTTTCGCTCAAGAAGTACACAAAGAGCAGCCCCACCCCTGCGCTTAGGGCGAGCCCCCACCCCTGGTAGCGGAAGGGCGCCCCCACGCTCAGGGCGAGGCTCACCCCCACCACCAGCGGGATCAGGTACGCGCCCGGCCACACCGCGGCCAGCGCGAGGAGGTGGATGAAGGTCGTGTTGAACTTGGAGCCCAGCGCGATCGGGTTCGGCGCGCTGATGAACCACGGCAGGGCCAGCATCGCGGCGAGCGCGAGCAGGCTCCCCAGCACCCCGACCCGGCTGACGGTACGCTCCATGGGCCTCCCCCAAGAAAAACGGCCGGGCCTTCGCGGCCCGGCTTTGAGCTCGAGGTTAGTTCAGGATGCCCAGTTCCTTCAGGTAGTCGCGGGCCACGTCCTCAGGGCGTTCCCCGTCCACATCCACGCGGCCGTTCAGGCGCGCGAGGGTTGCGTCGTCCAGGGTCTTGAAGATCCGGCAGAGGAGCGCCTCGATCTCGGGGTGCTGCTCGAGTAGTTCCCCCCGCACGACCGGCGTGGGGCGGAAGACGACCTGCGCGCCCTTGGTGTCCTTAAGCACCACCAGGTCGAACGCCCCGATCGTGCCGTCCGTCCCGTACACCACACCCAGGTTCACGCCCCCTGCACGGTTCGCCACGGCCTGTGCGGTCACGTAGGAGCCCTGCCCCAGAACGCGCACGTTCTCGCGGGGGATCTTGTACCCGTAGGTGCGCTCGAAGGCCTCCAGGGCGTCCGAGCGGTTCACGAACTCCGGGTTGGCCGCGAGGGTCACCTGCCCGCCCTCCGCGAGGTAGCGGGCCAGGTCCTCGTGCGTGAACACGTTGTTCGCCTCCGCAAAATCCCGCCGCACCGCGAGCGCCCAGGTGTTGTTCGCCGGAGCCGGGCAGAGCCAGTGCAGGTTGTTCTCCTCCGCGTCCACCTGCTTCAAAAGCTCGTACCCCTTCTCGGCGTCGTGCGCGAGCGCCTGGAGCTCCGCATTCTTCGAGAAAAAGACGGTGATCGCGGTGCCCGTGTACTCGGGGTACATGTCCAGCTCCCCGGCCTCGAGGGCCTCGCGCGCGACGGTGCTGCCGCCCAGCCCGAACTTGCGGTTGACCTTAAAGCCCTGGGCCTCGAGGGCCTGGGCCATCATCTCCCCGAGGATGAATTGCTCCGTGAAGTTCTTGGAGCCAATGGTGACGGTGCCCTTTTGCGCGAGCGCCGCGCCTAGCATAAAACCAAGTAGCAACAAGCCGATGGTCTTCCTCATGCGCATACCTCCAAGCAACCCTATCCCCTACGACCGCCATCGGCAGCGTTTTACGGGCTGCTTCCGTACTGTACGAACTCACTGTAACATTCAGTCCGCCCAGGTATGTTCACGAGATTACACTACAACCCGCCCCCGACCATGGTCGGGTGCGGGTTGGGCACGGCGTGCGCTTACTCCGCCTGTTCCTTCTTCTGCTTGGCCGCGGCGTACGCCTGCGCGTCGCGGTTGGTGCGCTTGCGGTCCTGCTTGATGCGGGCGGCTTTGCCCCGGCGCTCGCGCAGGTAGTAGAGCTTCGCCCGGCGCACCTTACCGCGGGCTAGCACGTCGATGCGGTCGATCAAGGGCGAGTGGAGCGGGAAGATGCGCTCCACACCTTCCCCGTGGGAGATCTTGCGCACGGTGAAGGAGGTGTTCAAACCGTTGCGCTTGATCTTGATGACCACCCCTTCGAAAGCCTGGATGCGCTGGCGGTTCCCCTCCACCACCCGGTAGTGCACCCGCAGGGTATCCCCCACGCGGAACTCCGGAAGGTCGTTACGGACGTAGGGCTGTTCTACGATTTTGAGCAGGGCACCTCGGTTCAGCTTCATCGCGTTTCTCCTTTCCAGCGGAGCCGAGAAGGCTCATGGATGCTCACAACGTGCCAGCCAGTGCCGGCCACGCTAACCTTCGTCAGTATAGTCGCCCCCTTCGGCCGCGTCAAACCGCGCTAGGAACTCGAGGTCCTCCGCGGTGAGCGGTGCGCGCTTGAGCAGGTCCGGCCGGCGCTTTAGGGTGCGTTCGAGGGCGCGCTCGCGCCGCCAGCGCTCGATCCGTGCGTGGTGGCCGCTCGTGAGGACCTCCGGCACCTCTAGTCCGCGGAACTCGGGGGGGCGGGTGTACTGGGGGTAGTCGAGTAACCCCCAGGAGAACGAGTCCTTCTGGTGGCTCTCCGGGTCCCCCAACACCCCCGGCACGAGCCGCGCGGTGGCCTCGAGGATCGCGAGGGCCGCGACCTCCCCCCCCATCAAAACGTAGTCCCCGATGGACACCTCCCGCGTCACGAAGTGCTCCACCCGCGCGTCGATCCCCTCGTACCGGCCGGCGAGGAGGACGAGGTGTTGTTTTTGGCTGAGCTCCTCGGCCATCCGTTGGGTGAAGGGATCGCCTGCGGGACTCAAGAGGATGACCTCGTCGGCGGGCAACGCGGCCTCGATCGCCCGGACGACCACGTCCACGCGCATCACCATCCCCGCGCCGCCCCCGTACGGGTAATCGTCCACCTGGCGGTGCTTGTCCGTGGTGTACTCGCGGATGTCGCGTACGTCCACCCGGATCAGGCCGCGGCGGATGGCCTTGGCGATCAGGGCCTCCTCGGTCCAGGGGCGCACCAAGCCGGGAAACAGGGTGAGGATGGTGTAGCGCAGCATGGCGAACCCGCGCGTTCGGCGGTCACTCCTCTAAAAGGCCGGGGATCGGGTCGACGTGAATCCCGTCCGCCCGCACCTCGACATAAGGGGCCTGGAGCGGCACCAGGTACTCGCGAAGGCCCTTGCGGATCACGAGCACGTCCTGCGCACCCGTGTCCCGGACCTCCGCAACCTCACCAAAAGCTTCGCCGCGCACGAAGACCCGCCGCCCCACCAGCTGGAAGTAGTAGTACACCCCCTCCTCCAACGGCGGGAGGGCTGCCTCGTCCGCGTACACCGCGAGACCCACCAGCTCCTCCGCGAGCGTGCGGTTCGTAACGCCCGCGAGGTACAGGATGAGGTCGCCGCCCACCTCCTCCACTCCCTCGATCGAGCGGTACCCTTTGCCCTCGATCCAGACGCGGTCCAGGTGCTCCAAAAGCCCTACCTCCCCCTCGGTGCGGAACCGGATCCCGCCCGAGAGGGCGTAGGGCTTCCCGAGCCGACCAATCAGGATGCGGCTCATCGCACCTCGACCGACGCGCGGCCGCGGGCGAAAGCCCGCACGATGGTGCGGATGCTCTCGATCACCCGCCCCTTGCGCCCGATCAGGCGTCCCTTCTCCTCGGGGGCGACCTCCACGTAGTAGACGGTCCCACGGGGGCCGCGCTTTTCCGTGACCCGCACGGCACCCGGGGTGTCCACCACGGCTTTGGCGAGGTACTCGACGACTTCCCTCATTCGCTCTCGGGTTTGGGCTCGTCCTTCTTGAAGACGCCGGCCATCCGCAGGATGCGGCGGGCGGTGTCGGTCGGCTGCGCGCCGACGCTCAGCCAGTAGCGGGCCCGCTCCACATCCACCTTGTACCAGTTGGGCGTGGTCTTCCGCGGGTCGTAGTACCCGATCTTCTCGATGTACTTCCCGTCGCGCTTGCGGCGCGCGTCGGCGACCACGATGCGGTAGTGCGGGTTGAACTTCGAACCAAAGCGAGCCAGACGAATCTTAACCATGTTCTTACCTCCTAAACCATCCCCTGCGGCGCTGGGTCTTCTGCAGGGTCTTCATCATGGCCTTCGTTTCCTCGAAGGTCTTGATGAGCCGGTTGATCTCCTGAACGCTCGTCCCGCTGCCGCGCGCGATGCGGCGCCGGCGGGAGGCGTTGAGGATCTTGGGGTTGCGGCGCTCCGCGGGCGTCATGGAGAGGATGATCGCCTCCACGCGCTTGAACGCGCGCTCGTCCACCGAAAACTCCGGCGGCAGCATGCGGGACACCCCCGGGATCATCTTCAACAGATCCCCCAACGAGCCCATCTTGCGCACCTGGCGCATCTGGTTCAAGAGGTCGTTCAGGTCGAACTCGTGGGGGGCCTTCTCCGGCGCTTCCAGCTCGGCCTCCTGGGCCTTTTCCAGCAGGGTCTGGATATCCCCCATGCCCAGGATGCGCTGCGCGAGCCGGTCCGGGTAGAAGGGCTCGAGGCCCTCGAGCTTCTCCGAGGTTCCCGCGAAGTAGATGGGTTTTCCGGTGACGAAGCGCGCGCTCAAGGCCGCCCCGCCTCGGGCGTCGCCGTCGAGCTTGGTGAGGACAAGGCCCGTGACGCCGATGCGCTCGTCGAAGGTCTTGGAGACGCCGAGCGCCTCCTGA
This region of Marinithermus hydrothermalis DSM 14884 genomic DNA includes:
- the carB gene encoding carbamoyl-phosphate synthase large subunit is translated as MPPRKDLKKILIIGSGPITIGQAAEFDYSGTQAVKALRNAGYQVVLVNSNPATIMTDPELAEATYIEPLTPEFIERIIAKERPDALLPTLGGQTALNLATALWEAGVLERYGVELIGANHEAIKKGEDREAFQAAMRKIGVEVPRGKMVHSLEEGLAFAREVGYPVVVRPSFTLGGTGGGFAHSEEEFIRVLTAGLQQSPVHTALVEESILGWKEYELEVMRDHADTVVIITSIENLDPMGVHTGDSITVAPAQTLTDVEYQRMRDAARAIIREIGVDTGGSNIQFAVDPKTGRMVVIEMNPRVSRSSALASKATGYPIAKIAALLAVGYRLDELPNDITRKTPASFEPTIDYVVVKIPRFAFEKFQPLPNTQGALSDALGTQMKSVGEVMAIGRSFKEAFMKALRGLEGDVRYEVGDLPTAELEGLLYPNPRRIHAVMELLRRGMRVEELHERTHIDPWFLHQLAEIVEAEAYAKSLGPIEDWTPEDFHELKQVGLSDRRLAELAQTSELELRARRKQLGVVPVYKTVDTCAAEFEAYTPYHYSTYEEEDEVAPSSKPKVVILGSGPIRIGQGVEFDYATVHAVWALQEAGFETIMVNSNPETVSTDYDTADRLYFEPLTFEDVLNLVEHETPVGVILSLGGQTPLKLAKRLAEAGVPILGTPPEAIHTAEEREAFNRLTQSLGIPQPKGAVARDPLHAQELAETLGYPLMVRPSYVLGGRAMQVVRTPEELRRYLAEVYGALAEKPSILLDQYLEGALELDVDAIADGERVVVAGIMEHVERAGVHSGDSATLLPPTSLTPQLLETVKDYTRRLAQALGVRGLLNVQYAVKDDTVYVLEANPRASRTVPFVSKAIGHPLAKYAALIAVGKTLEELGFTEDPSPRLYAVKEVVIPWLKFPGVIPVLGPEMRSTGESMGIDTDPYRAYYRAQVGAGQALPLEGRVRFIGEGLEALKAAYQQAGFRISDEAYDLLICTVPDPELRRAVELGTPFITTPEAARWSLEAILRAREHGLEPRALQDWHAAPTRG
- a CDS encoding cyclase family protein, with amino-acid sequence MPPRLIDITRALYPGHPVWPGDAPFALELTASMRDGQPANVMRFSSTTHLGTHLDAPFHYDPAGIRLGEVPLEVLMGPALVIHAPGRERLGPEVLEGLEALPERVLFFTGQPNRWMRFPTAFTGLSPALVHALARRGVRLVGTDAPSVDRFEDAALPVHRACAEAGVFILEGLVLKGVPAGRYELVCLPLPLPTADAAPVRAILR
- a CDS encoding ABC transporter permease → MRLLGPVLQALLSLGLLIGFFSLDELHARVMLAIWPEYADDIPYPGGDMLRLGLRTIELVLISSGISVLIAVPLGILATRPAYREEFAPIVSGLANAGQTVPSLAVIAIAFPVLGFGVWPTIVALVINGLLPIVRNTIAGLESVDRAQLDAGLGMGMTPRQLLWQVELPHAVPVILAGIRTSVVLNVGTAVLGGLVGAGGLGEPIVNGIQLRIPPHVWFGAVPTALLAVIADYFLGQVERVLTPAGLLLERERD
- a CDS encoding betaine/proline/choline family ABC transporter ATP-binding protein (Members of the family are the ATP-binding subunit of ABC transporters for substrates such as betaine, L-proline or other amino acids, choline, carnitine, etc. The substrate specificity is best determined from the substrate-binding subunit, rather than this subunit, as it interacts with the permease subunit and not with substrate directly.), whose amino-acid sequence is MIQLENLTKRYGTHVAVDGVTLSIAAGETCVLIGPSGCGKTTTLRMINRLVEPTEGRVLIEGKDTRSMRPEELRRKMGYVIQSVGLFDHMTIAQNVGVVPRLLGWPKERIAARVDELLALVGLEPRAFRDKYPRQLSGGQQQRVGVARALAADPPILLMDEPFGALDPITRERLQDELLGIQSALKKTIVFVTHDIDEAIKLGDRIAILKDGKLIQYDTPAAILKRPANAFVRDFVGADRALKSLGLLRVQDVMEPNPPQVGPDASLDEVRELMQRYAVRRVFVAEGRRLVGWVDREDLERNESIRTLLARRDAGTIAVPHHTTVREALSVMIATGFRIVAVVRGRDELVGWVPRAKLIRLLEDLEAGEVAS
- a CDS encoding ABC transporter permease, coding for MERTVSRVGVLGSLLALAAMLALPWFISAPNPIALGSKFNTTFIHLLALAAVWPGAYLIPLVVGVSLALSVGAPFRYQGWGLALSAGVGLLFVYFLSETLIAAGRAEGLIARVALWSSGAWLSLVGFGLVFSAGVLLLRRQGYPRSLVTAVTWLPGLVVLGHILYGVVAGGAENLLVLEFQREIRRGQLQIHLLEHLLLTGFALAFAVGIGVPLGIWGSYRERVALVSLWVAGVIFTIPSIALFAMLLDPLAALSRAYPALRSVGISGLGAAPAITALTLYALLPVIRNTYVGLKSVPEAQVDAARGMGMTTRQILWRVQLPRAVPVIMAGVRNAAVLTVGIATIAQLIGAGGLGFYIFTGIARVSLVQILLGTIPAVLLAFSVDGVLQLVQRLLTSPGLRLGEEAA
- a CDS encoding ABC transporter substrate-binding protein, encoding MRKTIGLLLLGFMLGAALAQKGTVTIGSKNFTEQFILGEMMAQALEAQGFKVNRKFGLGGSTVAREALEAGELDMYPEYTGTAITVFFSKNAELQALAHDAEKGYELLKQVDAEENNLHWLCPAPANNTWALAVRRDFAEANNVFTHEDLARYLAEGGQVTLAANPEFVNRSDALEAFERTYGYKIPRENVRVLGQGSYVTAQAVANRAGGVNLGVVYGTDGTIGAFDLVVLKDTKGAQVVFRPTPVVRGELLEQHPEIEALLCRIFKTLDDATLARLNGRVDVDGERPEDVARDYLKELGILN
- the rplS gene encoding 50S ribosomal protein L19; this encodes MNRGALLKIVEQPYVRNDLPEFRVGDTLRVHYRVVEGNRQRIQAFEGVVIKIKRNGLNTSFTVRKISHGEGVERIFPLHSPLIDRIDVLARGKVRRAKLYYLRERRGKAARIKQDRKRTNRDAQAYAAAKQKKEQAE
- the trmD gene encoding tRNA (guanosine(37)-N1)-methyltransferase TrmD produces the protein MRYTILTLFPGLVRPWTEEALIAKAIRRGLIRVDVRDIREYTTDKHRQVDDYPYGGGAGMVMRVDVVVRAIEAALPADEVILLSPAGDPFTQRMAEELSQKQHLVLLAGRYEGIDARVEHFVTREVSIGDYVLMGGEVAALAILEATARLVPGVLGDPESHQKDSFSWGLLDYPQYTRPPEFRGLEVPEVLTSGHHARIERWRRERALERTLKRRPDLLKRAPLTAEDLEFLARFDAAEGGDYTDEG
- the rimM gene encoding ribosome maturation factor RimM (Essential for efficient processing of 16S rRNA), with amino-acid sequence MSRILIGRLGKPYALSGGIRFRTEGEVGLLEHLDRVWIEGKGYRSIEGVEEVGGDLILYLAGVTNRTLAEELVGLAVYADEAALPPLEEGVYYYFQLVGRRVFVRGEAFGEVAEVRDTGAQDVLVIRKGLREYLVPLQAPYVEVRADGIHVDPIPGLLEE
- a CDS encoding KH domain-containing protein gives rise to the protein MREVVEYLAKAVVDTPGAVRVTEKRGPRGTVYYVEVAPEEKGRLIGRKGRVIESIRTIVRAFARGRASVEVR
- the rpsP gene encoding 30S ribosomal protein S16 — translated: MVKIRLARFGSKFNPHYRIVVADARRKRDGKYIEKIGYYDPRKTTPNWYKVDVERARYWLSVGAQPTDTARRILRMAGVFKKDEPKPESE